A single window of [Clostridium] hylemonae DSM 15053 DNA harbors:
- a CDS encoding CarD family transcriptional regulator, giving the protein MFDVGEYIVCGRYGVCRVKETGPVHITGAPRKRLYYTLVPVYDSNSRAYVPVDSEKIIMRPVISGEQANELVDHINDIDALWIQDEKKREAAFKEALYKCDCREWIKIIKTIYRRRQDRIAQGKKVTAGDERYLHMAQDRLYGELAVALGMKKEEVEAYIIGRAEAPEP; this is encoded by the coding sequence ATGTTTGACGTAGGAGAGTATATTGTATGTGGAAGATATGGCGTGTGCAGAGTAAAGGAGACAGGGCCTGTTCATATAACCGGCGCGCCAAGGAAAAGGCTGTACTATACACTTGTGCCCGTGTATGACAGCAACAGCAGGGCCTATGTACCTGTGGACAGCGAAAAGATTATAATGCGGCCTGTGATATCAGGAGAGCAGGCAAACGAGCTGGTGGATCATATAAATGATATCGATGCACTGTGGATTCAGGATGAGAAGAAAAGAGAAGCGGCGTTTAAAGAAGCGCTTTACAAATGTGACTGCAGAGAGTGGATAAAGATCATTAAGACGATCTACCGCCGCAGACAGGACAGAATCGCACAGGGAAAGAAAGTTACGGCGGGAGATGAGCGTTATCTGCACATGGCACAGGACAGACTGTACGGAGAGCTTGCGGTTGCACTCGGCATGAAGAAAGAAGAAGTGGAGGCATATATCATTGGCAGGGCAGAGGCGCCGGAACCGTAA
- a CDS encoding AAA family ATPase produces the protein MTDNVIIAIGRQCGSGGHEIGMRLAKKLDIPLYDHNLVAMAAKELDISEEAAREVDETALSSFLASYITGPGDYVAYMNAEDYMRPLSERVYKAQSGIIRRLAGRSPCVIVGRCADYVLQDCPNCVSVFICADKEDRIKRIAQLQELPERKAAEKIKKIDRERKYYYETNTGEDWGKASSYQLVLNVSRLGLNKSVDILASLFESLGQ, from the coding sequence ATGACAGATAATGTTATTATTGCAATAGGGCGTCAGTGCGGCAGCGGGGGGCATGAAATAGGCATGCGCCTTGCCAAGAAGCTGGACATTCCGCTTTATGATCATAATCTGGTGGCGATGGCGGCAAAGGAGCTGGATATCAGCGAGGAGGCGGCAAGGGAAGTGGATGAGACCGCCCTCAGCAGTTTCCTGGCATCTTATATCACAGGACCTGGCGACTATGTGGCTTACATGAATGCGGAAGATTATATGCGTCCCCTCAGTGAGAGGGTGTATAAGGCGCAGTCCGGTATCATCCGCAGGCTGGCCGGGAGAAGTCCCTGTGTGATCGTGGGAAGATGTGCGGACTATGTACTTCAGGACTGTCCGAACTGTGTCAGCGTGTTCATCTGTGCGGACAAGGAAGACCGGATTAAGAGAATAGCACAGCTTCAGGAACTTCCGGAGCGCAAAGCAGCGGAAAAGATCAAGAAAATAGACCGGGAGAGAAAGTATTATTATGAGACGAATACGGGAGAGGACTGGGGAAAGGCGTCATCCTATCAGCTTGTCCTCAATGTAAGCCGTCTCGGACTGAATAAATCAGTAGACATACTGGCCTCCCTGTTTGAAAGTCTCGGACAGTAA
- the nudC gene encoding NAD(+) diphosphatase, producing the protein MIQDIEPHCFSNEYRPKAPDGASFLLCYSGRKVLLRKTGQEEIAFPTFEEMEPYTEGLYEEYTYLFSIDGQRFYLGEGIGFYEAGDFTLEDTEIFRTAVPRHMAFAGITGAQLYRWYGSHRFCGRCGSRTKPDGKERMLKCPSCGNMEYPKIMPAVIIGLTHGNRLLMSKYANREFKKYALLAGFAEIGESIEDTVRREVMEEVGLKVKNITYYKSQPWSFSDTLLLGFYAELDGDEEITLDKEELALAEWFEREDIPVKASDLSLTNEMIMRFKNAEM; encoded by the coding sequence ATGATACAGGATATTGAGCCCCATTGTTTTTCAAATGAGTACAGGCCAAAAGCGCCGGACGGCGCAAGCTTTCTGTTGTGCTACAGCGGCAGAAAAGTGCTTTTGAGGAAGACAGGGCAGGAGGAGATAGCCTTTCCTACTTTTGAGGAAATGGAACCGTACACGGAAGGGCTGTATGAGGAATACACGTATCTGTTTTCTATAGACGGACAGCGTTTTTACCTGGGAGAGGGGATCGGTTTTTACGAGGCCGGGGATTTTACGCTGGAGGATACGGAGATATTCCGCACGGCAGTTCCACGGCATATGGCTTTCGCCGGCATTACAGGCGCCCAGCTTTACCGCTGGTATGGAAGCCACAGATTCTGCGGACGGTGCGGAAGCAGGACGAAACCGGACGGGAAGGAGCGTATGCTGAAGTGTCCGTCGTGCGGCAATATGGAATATCCGAAGATCATGCCCGCAGTCATTATCGGACTCACCCATGGGAACCGTCTGCTGATGTCCAAATATGCAAACCGGGAGTTCAAAAAATATGCGCTGCTGGCGGGTTTTGCCGAGATCGGGGAGTCGATAGAGGACACGGTGCGGCGTGAGGTCATGGAGGAGGTAGGACTGAAGGTAAAGAATATTACATACTATAAGAGCCAGCCGTGGTCTTTTTCGGACACGCTGCTTCTTGGCTTCTATGCCGAGCTGGATGGGGATGAGGAGATCACGCTGGATAAAGAGGAGCTGGCTTTGGCAGAATGGTTTGAGAGGGAGGATATCCCTGTGAAGGCATCGGATCTGAGCCTGACAAATGAGATGATCATGAGATTTAAGAACGCGGAGATGTAG
- a CDS encoding serine dehydratase subunit alpha family protein, with amino-acid sequence MNREDNVYSAYVQILKEELVPAMGCTEPIALAYAAARAREVLGEVPDRVLVEASGSIIKNVKSVIVPNTDHLKGIPAAAAAGIIAGKADKELEVISEVSDGEIQQMRAFLEKTEIKVVHVDNGITFDIIVTVYKGKDHAKVRIANYHTNIVLIEKNGEKLLEIPVEGEKEEGLTDRSVLNMESIWDFVQSLDIEDVRDVLDQQIAYNTAISDEGLKGDYGANIGSVLLDTYGDDIKTRAKAKAAAGSDARMNGCELPVVINSGSGNQGITCSVPVVEYARELASGEDKMYRALALSNLVAIHQKTGIGRLSAYCGAVSAGAAAGAGIAYLCSGGYEEVIHTVVNALAIVSGIVCDGAKASCAAKIASSVDAGILGYYMYKNGQQFYGGDGIVTKGVEATIKNVGRLGKEGMRETNEEIIKIMVEE; translated from the coding sequence ATGAACAGAGAGGATAACGTGTACAGCGCATATGTACAGATACTGAAGGAGGAACTTGTCCCGGCCATGGGGTGTACCGAGCCGATCGCGCTTGCGTATGCGGCGGCCAGGGCCAGGGAGGTGCTTGGGGAAGTGCCGGACAGAGTGCTTGTGGAGGCGAGCGGAAGTATTATCAAGAATGTCAAGAGTGTCATAGTGCCGAACACAGACCATCTGAAGGGGATCCCTGCGGCAGCGGCGGCGGGTATCATTGCCGGAAAGGCGGATAAGGAGCTGGAAGTCATTTCTGAAGTGTCGGACGGGGAGATTCAGCAGATGCGGGCGTTCCTTGAGAAGACAGAGATCAAGGTAGTTCACGTGGACAACGGCATCACATTTGATATTATCGTCACAGTGTATAAAGGAAAGGATCATGCGAAAGTGCGGATCGCCAACTATCACACAAATATTGTCCTCATAGAGAAGAATGGGGAGAAGCTGCTGGAGATTCCGGTGGAGGGTGAAAAAGAGGAAGGACTTACAGACAGAAGTGTGCTCAATATGGAATCGATCTGGGATTTTGTCCAGTCGCTTGACATAGAGGATGTGCGGGACGTGCTGGACCAGCAGATCGCCTATAATACGGCGATCTCAGACGAAGGGCTGAAGGGGGACTACGGCGCTAATATCGGAAGTGTGCTGCTTGACACGTACGGGGATGATATCAAGACGAGGGCAAAGGCGAAGGCCGCAGCAGGTTCCGATGCACGCATGAATGGCTGTGAGCTTCCGGTGGTGATCAATTCGGGCAGCGGAAACCAGGGGATCACGTGTTCTGTTCCTGTAGTAGAATATGCCAGGGAGCTTGCGTCCGGCGAGGACAAGATGTACCGTGCGCTGGCGCTTTCTAATCTGGTGGCCATTCACCAGAAGACGGGCATAGGCCGTCTGTCTGCCTACTGCGGCGCGGTCAGCGCGGGAGCTGCCGCCGGCGCGGGCATCGCCTATCTGTGCAGTGGAGGTTATGAGGAAGTCATCCACACGGTAGTCAACGCCCTAGCTATAGTGTCCGGTATTGTATGCGACGGCGCCAAGGCATCCTGTGCCGCCAAGATCGCGTCTTCTGTGGATGCAGGCATTTTAGGATACTATATGTATAAGAACGGCCAGCAGTTTTACGGCGGTGACGGTATCGTGACAAAGGGCGTGGAAGCTACGATCAAAAATGTGGGAAGGCTTGGAAAAGAAGGCATGCGGGAGACGAATGAAGAGATCATCAAGATAATGGTAGAAGAGTAA
- the amrA gene encoding AmmeMemoRadiSam system protein A, whose protein sequence is MSVEAAYMVPHPPLIVPAVGRGQERAVSATAEAYRMAAEEIALLRPDTIVVTSPHAVMYRDYFHISPGTGASGDFGQFRAAQEKIDVRYDAEFTARLESLAGRDGFPAGTCGERQKSLDHGTMVPLYFVNEQYKEYRLVRIGLSGLSLAGHYRLGGYIQKTAKRLGRKTVLLASGDLSHYLKEEGPYGYRKEGPEYDRMIMDIMGEGDFARLSDFSEEFLEKAGECGHRSFMIMAGALDGCAVEARRLSYEGPFGVGYGICSYHVTGRKAEEEEKESEGQDGLDAYVRLARQSLETYIRTGRQMKMPGGLPEEMTERRAGAFVSLKKGGALRGCIGTIDGVHSSLAEEIMENAVSAGVRDPRFPPVEKEELAELAYSVDVLGDTEEIQGPEELDVKRYGVIVSRGWRRGLLLPNLEGVDTVEEQIAIARQKAGIGEHEPVKLERFEVVRHR, encoded by the coding sequence ATGTCTGTGGAAGCAGCTTATATGGTACCTCATCCTCCGCTCATCGTGCCGGCGGTGGGACGTGGGCAGGAGCGGGCCGTCTCCGCCACGGCTGAGGCTTATCGGATGGCGGCGGAAGAAATAGCCCTTCTTCGTCCGGACACGATCGTGGTCACGTCGCCTCATGCCGTGATGTACCGGGATTATTTTCATATATCGCCGGGAACGGGGGCTTCAGGTGACTTTGGGCAGTTCCGGGCAGCGCAGGAGAAAATTGACGTGCGGTATGACGCAGAGTTCACTGCAAGGCTGGAGAGCCTGGCCGGGAGAGACGGCTTTCCGGCAGGAACCTGCGGGGAACGGCAGAAAAGCCTGGATCATGGAACGATGGTGCCGCTTTATTTTGTCAATGAGCAGTATAAAGAGTACAGGCTCGTCCGCATCGGCCTGTCTGGTCTTTCGCTTGCCGGCCATTACAGGCTTGGCGGATATATACAGAAGACGGCTAAGCGGCTCGGGAGAAAGACAGTGCTGCTGGCGAGCGGAGATCTGTCACATTACTTGAAAGAAGAGGGCCCTTACGGATACCGGAAGGAAGGGCCGGAATATGACAGGATGATCATGGATATCATGGGAGAGGGCGACTTTGCGCGTCTTTCGGATTTCTCCGAGGAGTTTCTGGAGAAGGCGGGCGAGTGCGGACACCGGTCGTTTATGATCATGGCGGGCGCGCTGGACGGCTGTGCGGTTGAGGCCCGCAGGTTGTCCTATGAAGGACCTTTTGGCGTAGGATATGGGATATGTTCGTATCATGTCACCGGCCGGAAGGCAGAAGAAGAGGAGAAGGAATCAGAAGGGCAGGACGGTCTGGATGCGTATGTCAGGCTTGCCAGACAGTCGCTTGAGACATATATCCGCACCGGGAGGCAGATGAAGATGCCCGGCGGACTGCCGGAAGAGATGACGGAAAGGCGGGCCGGAGCATTTGTATCTCTCAAAAAGGGGGGCGCGCTGCGCGGGTGTATCGGGACGATAGACGGTGTGCATAGTTCTCTCGCAGAAGAGATCATGGAGAATGCGGTCAGTGCGGGCGTCCGTGACCCGCGTTTTCCTCCTGTTGAGAAGGAGGAACTGGCGGAGCTTGCGTACAGTGTGGATGTGCTGGGAGATACGGAGGAGATTCAGGGACCGGAAGAACTGGATGTGAAGCGATACGGCGTTATCGTGAGCAGAGGCTGGAGGAGGGGACTGCTGCTTCCGAACCTGGAAGGAGTGGACACAGTCGAAGAGCAGATCGCCATTGCCCGGCAGAAAGCGGGAATCGGTGAGCATGAACCGGTGAAGCTGGAACGCTTCGAGGTTGTGAGGCACAGGTGA
- the amrS gene encoding AmmeMemoRadiSam system radical SAM enzyme codes for MKKECRVCMHRCVLDEGQTGRCRARMNRGGEIICGNYGHITALALDPIEKKPLRRFFPGTKVLSVGSYGCNLNCPFCQNHDISMRGEDRRRNVFLTPEELAERAAELGEKGNIGIAFTYNEPMISYEYIRDTALLVRKAKMKSVVVTNGSVTEETLRRVLPYIDAMNIDLKGFTEEYYHMLGGDLETVKHFIQCAAQECHVELTTLIVPGKNDSAGEMRELARWAAGIDRKLPLHVTRFFPAFRMEDGCPTDIQTVYRLAGEAAKYLDHVYTGNC; via the coding sequence ATGAAAAAAGAATGCCGTGTATGCATGCACCGCTGTGTTCTGGACGAGGGCCAGACCGGGCGGTGCAGGGCGAGAATGAACAGAGGCGGTGAGATAATATGTGGGAATTACGGACACATAACAGCGCTTGCGCTTGACCCGATAGAAAAGAAGCCGCTCAGAAGATTTTTCCCCGGGACAAAAGTATTGTCTGTGGGGAGCTATGGCTGTAATCTGAACTGTCCGTTCTGTCAGAACCATGACATATCCATGAGAGGTGAAGACAGGCGCCGGAATGTTTTTCTTACGCCGGAAGAGCTGGCAGAGCGGGCGGCTGAACTTGGAGAAAAGGGAAATATCGGAATAGCTTTTACCTATAATGAACCTATGATCAGTTACGAATACATAAGAGATACGGCGCTTCTTGTCAGAAAGGCCAAAATGAAGAGTGTGGTCGTGACGAATGGGTCTGTAACGGAGGAAACACTCCGCCGGGTCCTTCCTTATATCGATGCCATGAACATAGATTTAAAGGGATTTACGGAGGAATATTATCATATGCTGGGAGGGGACCTGGAGACAGTAAAGCATTTTATTCAGTGTGCGGCGCAGGAATGTCACGTGGAACTGACAACTCTTATCGTTCCGGGCAAAAATGATTCCGCCGGGGAGATGAGGGAACTGGCCCGCTGGGCTGCAGGTATCGACCGGAAGCTTCCTCTGCATGTGACGAGATTTTTCCCTGCGTTCAGGATGGAGGACGGCTGTCCGACGGACATACAGACTGTATACAGACTTGCCGGAGAGGCGGCAAAGTACCTGGATCATGTGTACACGGGAAACTGTTGA
- a CDS encoding putative manganese transporter translates to MTLLKDILLDTTLDCLKMLPFLFAAFLVIEALEYYSGEFTARLLAGVGKAGPVVGAAAGCVPQCGFSVLASNLYAGGIISVGTLLSVFIATSDEALLIIMGNPGRGKDVVFLLLTKVIIAVIAGYVTDIFLSRRIEVPKECGTLCSDCGCEEDGGILKPALHHTVKIFIYLFIFTGLLNLCIEVLGIDELSTLLLGNTVFQPVIAAVIGLIPNCAASVILTQLYLNGAISFASVIAGLCTGAGIGLVVLFKVNRQRKENMKILAVLFAVGVAAGVVLELAGVF, encoded by the coding sequence ATGACATTATTAAAAGATATATTACTCGATACGACGTTAGACTGTCTGAAGATGCTGCCGTTTTTATTTGCGGCGTTTCTCGTCATTGAGGCTCTGGAGTATTATTCCGGCGAATTTACGGCGAGGCTTCTGGCGGGAGTCGGAAAGGCGGGGCCGGTAGTCGGCGCTGCGGCGGGATGTGTTCCCCAGTGCGGATTTTCAGTCCTGGCGTCCAATCTGTACGCAGGCGGAATCATCTCCGTGGGGACGCTGCTGTCCGTGTTTATTGCCACTTCGGATGAGGCGCTTCTCATTATAATGGGGAATCCGGGGAGGGGGAAGGATGTGGTCTTTCTTCTTCTCACAAAAGTGATCATCGCCGTGATCGCGGGGTATGTGACGGACATTTTTCTCTCACGGCGCATCGAGGTCCCGAAAGAGTGCGGGACGCTCTGCAGCGACTGTGGGTGCGAGGAAGACGGAGGGATCCTGAAGCCTGCGCTCCATCATACGGTGAAGATTTTTATCTATCTCTTTATTTTTACAGGTCTTCTGAACCTGTGCATAGAAGTGCTTGGTATAGATGAACTGTCTACGCTGCTGCTTGGCAATACAGTCTTTCAGCCTGTGATCGCGGCTGTGATCGGCCTGATCCCAAACTGTGCCGCGTCAGTCATCCTTACGCAGCTGTATCTGAACGGAGCCATCTCCTTTGCTTCGGTCATCGCAGGACTTTGTACCGGGGCCGGGATCGGTCTCGTTGTCCTGTTCAAGGTGAACAGACAGAGAAAAGAAAACATGAAAATACTAGCCGTGCTATTTGCGGTGGGCGTAGCAGCAGGGGTTGTACTTGAACTTGCCGGTGTTTTTTAG
- a CDS encoding secondary thiamine-phosphate synthase enzyme YjbQ, translating into MKSYSKKLHFHLPSRRGLVNITQDVQDAVGESGIKEGMVLVNAMNITASVFINDDESGLHQDYEKWLEGLAPEKPYSQYRHNGYEDNADAHLKRTVMGRETVVAVTEGRLDFGTWEQIFYYEFDGKRDKRVLVKIIGE; encoded by the coding sequence ATGAAATCTTACAGTAAAAAATTACATTTTCATCTTCCGTCAAGAAGAGGACTTGTAAATATCACACAGGATGTGCAGGATGCGGTCGGTGAAAGCGGCATAAAGGAAGGGATGGTTCTTGTCAATGCGATGAATATCACAGCCAGTGTATTTATCAATGACGATGAGAGCGGGCTTCATCAGGATTATGAGAAATGGCTGGAGGGGCTGGCGCCTGAGAAGCCATACAGTCAGTACAGACACAATGGTTATGAGGACAATGCGGACGCCCATCTGAAACGCACGGTCATGGGACGGGAGACTGTCGTCGCCGTCACGGAAGGAAGACTCGACTTCGGGACGTGGGAGCAGATATTTTACTATGAGTTTGACGGAAAGCGCGACAAAAGGGTGCTGGTAAAGATCATCGGAGAATAA
- a CDS encoding DUF6465 family protein — MATKTGTKKQETAAKTEPVNVKADAVKEKAETVKKAEPVKKAEAVKAEPEKKAPVRKTAAKKTTAKKPAVKKEMKVNTVVEYYGKQVEEKDMVAAVKKAWTKSGRKVGDIRTMELYIKPEEGAVYYVINGTDTGAVAF, encoded by the coding sequence ATGGCTACAAAAACAGGAACTAAGAAACAAGAAACCGCAGCTAAAACGGAGCCTGTGAACGTAAAAGCAGACGCTGTAAAGGAAAAAGCGGAGACAGTAAAGAAGGCTGAGCCTGTCAAAAAGGCAGAAGCAGTAAAGGCTGAGCCGGAAAAGAAAGCACCGGTTAGAAAGACCGCAGCGAAAAAGACTACAGCAAAGAAGCCGGCAGTTAAAAAAGAAATGAAGGTAAATACAGTAGTAGAGTATTACGGCAAACAGGTAGAAGAAAAGGATATGGTTGCAGCAGTTAAGAAGGCATGGACGAAGTCCGGCAGGAAAGTCGGAGATATCAGGACCATGGAACTTTACATAAAGCCGGAAGAGGGCGCTGTATATTATGTTATCAACGGCACTGACACTGGGGCGGTTGCATTTTAA
- a CDS encoding peptidylprolyl isomerase, translating into MANPIVTFEMENGDVMKAELYPDIAPNTVNNFISLVGKGYYDGLIFHRVISGFMIQGGCPDGTGTGGPGYNIKGEFSQNGFSNDLKHGEGVLSMARAMHPDSAGSQFFIMHKNSPHLDGSYAAFGKIIEGMDVVNKIAAADTDYSDRPLEEQKMKKVTVDTDGVDYPEPEKA; encoded by the coding sequence ATGGCAAACCCAATCGTTACATTTGAAATGGAAAACGGCGACGTGATGAAGGCGGAATTATACCCGGATATTGCGCCGAATACTGTAAATAACTTTATCTCACTCGTAGGAAAGGGATATTATGACGGACTTATTTTCCACCGTGTGATCAGTGGATTTATGATTCAGGGCGGATGTCCGGACGGGACAGGCACAGGCGGCCCGGGATACAATATTAAAGGAGAGTTCAGCCAGAACGGTTTTTCAAATGATTTAAAGCATGGCGAAGGTGTTCTTTCGATGGCAAGAGCTATGCATCCGGATTCCGCAGGCTCTCAGTTCTTTATTATGCACAAGAATTCTCCGCATCTTGACGGTTCCTATGCTGCGTTCGGGAAAATTATCGAGGGTATGGATGTGGTGAACAAGATCGCGGCAGCGGATACAGATTACAGCGACAGGCCGCTGGAGGAACAGAAGATGAAAAAGGTTACTGTTGACACGGACGGTGTGGATTATCCGGAGCCTGAGAAAGCATAG
- a CDS encoding DMT family transporter: MERTLQKPAVRGLLALLCCALWGSAFPCVKTGYEWLHIETTGSQILFAGYRFFLAGVLTFIMGSVMERRILRMKKSSVPYVLRQGLMQTTLQYVFFYIGMANTTGTKGSVINASNAFISILAAPLLIKGEKLTWKQGVGCAVGFLGVIIINLEPGAWGDGFSFGGEGMVLICTVFYGISTVIMKKISHLESAMTITAYQLLFGGFILTVIGFAAGGRIAGFDGKSAALLIYMAMLSAVAFSLWTILLKYNSVGKVAIFGFSIPVFGVFLSAVILGEQIISLKNFAALICVSIGILLVNGLAVQCGRKKEQVS, encoded by the coding sequence ATGGAACGGACGTTACAAAAACCGGCAGTGCGGGGGCTCCTCGCGCTGCTTTGCTGTGCATTGTGGGGGAGTGCGTTTCCATGTGTGAAGACGGGATATGAATGGCTGCACATTGAGACGACGGGAAGTCAGATATTATTTGCCGGGTATCGATTTTTCCTGGCGGGCGTCCTCACATTTATAATGGGCTCTGTCATGGAGAGACGTATCCTGCGCATGAAGAAAAGTTCGGTGCCGTACGTGCTGAGACAGGGACTGATGCAGACAACACTTCAGTATGTGTTCTTCTATATCGGGATGGCAAATACGACGGGGACGAAAGGTTCTGTTATAAATGCGTCCAATGCATTTATCTCCATACTCGCGGCGCCTCTTTTGATCAAAGGGGAGAAGCTGACGTGGAAGCAGGGCGTCGGCTGTGCGGTCGGTTTTCTCGGGGTGATAATAATCAATCTGGAACCCGGCGCATGGGGGGACGGATTTTCGTTCGGCGGAGAGGGCATGGTGTTGATCTGTACCGTATTCTATGGAATCAGTACGGTTATCATGAAAAAGATATCCCATCTGGAAAGCGCCATGACGATCACGGCCTACCAGCTTTTGTTTGGCGGTTTCATCCTCACGGTGATTGGATTTGCGGCAGGCGGACGTATTGCGGGATTTGACGGAAAGTCCGCCGCCCTTCTGATATATATGGCAATGCTGTCTGCTGTTGCATTCAGCCTGTGGACTATATTGCTGAAATATAATTCCGTAGGAAAGGTTGCTATTTTTGGATTCAGCATCCCTGTATTCGGCGTATTTTTGTCGGCCGTTATTCTCGGGGAACAGATCATTTCTCTGAAAAATTTTGCCGCGCTGATTTGTGTGAGCATCGGAATTCTGCTCGTCAACGGGCTGGCGGTGCAGTGTGGCAGGAAGAAAGAGCAGGTTTCTTAG
- a CDS encoding energy-coupling factor transporter ATPase has translation MDMIQTEKLVFEYEKRDEEGNVIGKSRAIDEVDIDVKEGQFIAVLGHNGSGKSTFAKHMNAILVPTEGTMWVNGMDTKDPDKLWDVRQSAGMVFQNPDNQIIGTVVEEDVGFGPENLGVPTEEIWKRVEESLKAVGMIEYRSHSPNKLSGGQKQRVAIAGVVAMEPKCIVLDEPTAMLDPAGRKEVLRTVQELRRKKHVTVILITHYMDEVVDADKIFVMDHGRVVMEGTPREIFSRVDELKRYRLDVPQATILADELKKRGVPLPDGILRKEELVEALCQLG, from the coding sequence ATGGATATGATCCAAACCGAAAAACTGGTATTTGAATATGAAAAGCGGGATGAGGAAGGTAATGTTATCGGAAAATCCCGCGCGATAGATGAAGTGGATATCGATGTGAAGGAAGGACAGTTTATTGCTGTTCTGGGACATAACGGTTCGGGGAAGTCAACATTTGCCAAGCATATGAATGCCATATTGGTTCCTACGGAAGGGACGATGTGGGTAAATGGAATGGATACGAAAGATCCGGATAAGCTCTGGGATGTACGGCAGTCTGCCGGGATGGTTTTTCAGAATCCGGATAATCAGATCATCGGAACCGTTGTGGAAGAAGATGTCGGTTTCGGCCCTGAAAATCTCGGTGTTCCCACGGAGGAGATATGGAAGCGTGTGGAGGAGAGTCTGAAGGCAGTCGGTATGATAGAGTACAGGAGTCATTCGCCGAACAAGCTGTCCGGCGGTCAGAAACAGCGGGTTGCCATAGCGGGTGTCGTCGCCATGGAGCCGAAATGTATTGTACTGGATGAACCGACAGCCATGCTGGATCCGGCCGGGAGAAAAGAAGTGTTGCGGACCGTGCAGGAACTGAGGCGGAAAAAGCATGTCACTGTGATCCTCATCACCCACTATATGGATGAAGTGGTGGATGCAGATAAGATATTTGTGATGGACCATGGGCGTGTTGTGATGGAAGGAACGCCGAGGGAGATATTTTCCCGGGTGGACGAGCTGAAGAGGTACCGTCTTGATGTGCCGCAGGCCACGATATTAGCCGATGAACTTAAGAAACGGGGAGTACCGCTGCCGGACGGCATACTGCGGAAGGAAGAATTGGTGGAGGCGTTATGTCAATTAGGTTAG
- a CDS encoding energy-coupling factor transporter ATPase: MSIRLEHLNYIYSPGTAYEKQALKDICLEIPNGEFVGIIGHTGSGKSTLIQHLNGLIKATSGALYYNEENIYAEGYDMRSLRSQVGLVFQYPEHQLFEVDVMTDVCFGPKNQGLLPEECRKRALEALRLTGLKEKYYNSSPFELSGGQKRRVAIAGVLAMRPKVLVLDEPTAGLDPKGRDDILDQIAYLHRQTDMTVILVSHSMEDIARYADRIIVMNKGTVMYNDKPKKVFAHYRELEKVGLAAPQVTYIMHDLQEKGFPVKTDVTTAAEAADEIMKVLENRG; this comes from the coding sequence ATGTCAATTAGGTTAGAACATTTGAATTATATATACAGTCCCGGAACTGCTTATGAGAAGCAGGCGCTTAAAGATATTTGCCTTGAGATTCCCAATGGGGAGTTTGTGGGGATCATCGGTCATACCGGTTCCGGCAAGTCTACGCTTATACAGCACCTGAATGGCCTGATAAAGGCGACAAGCGGGGCACTCTATTATAACGAAGAAAATATATATGCCGAAGGGTATGATATGCGCAGTCTCCGGAGTCAGGTGGGCCTTGTATTCCAGTACCCGGAGCATCAGCTGTTTGAAGTGGATGTTATGACAGATGTCTGCTTCGGGCCGAAAAACCAGGGGCTCCTGCCGGAAGAGTGCAGGAAAAGGGCGTTGGAGGCGCTCCGGCTTACCGGACTGAAGGAGAAATATTATAATTCTTCTCCGTTTGAACTCTCTGGAGGACAGAAGCGGCGTGTTGCCATCGCGGGAGTTCTTGCCATGAGGCCGAAGGTGCTTGTGCTGGATGAGCCGACTGCCGGACTGGATCCGAAAGGAAGGGACGATATTCTCGACCAGATAGCATACCTTCACAGGCAGACGGATATGACGGTAATCCTCGTCTCACACAGTATGGAAGATATCGCAAGATATGCGGACCGCATTATCGTGATGAATAAAGGAACTGTGATGTATAACGATAAGCCGAAGAAAGTATTTGCGCATTATCGTGAACTTGAGAAAGTGGGACTTGCGGCTCCACAGGTGACATACATCATGCATGACCTGCAGGAGAAAGGATTTCCTGTGAAGACAGATGTGACGACGGCGGCAGAGGCTGCCGATGAAATAATGAAGGTATTGGAGAACAGAGGATGA